The genomic DNA TCCATTTATCGGGAAGCATGCTCCTGATTCCCTCAAGGAAGCGGTGCGTTCTTCTGAATAGCTCAATCGCTTCGGCATGACGCCCACGCCTCATGAAGATCCTCCCCAGGATGTAGTTTGCCTGCCACAATCGCTCCGTTTCCTTCAGCTCCCGATATGCTTCTAGAGCGCTGGATGCAAGGTTCTCCGCCTTGAGGATATCGCCGCCTGGTTTCTCGATCTCGACCCTTGCCATCAGAAGCTGCGCATCTGAAAGTTCCTTCTTTAGCATCGATTCCTCTGCCAGCTCGAAGGCCTTGTTGACGGCCTTGATGCTCTTGCCGAAATCTTTTTCCCCGAGGCAAGCCTCTGCCAGTCTCAAAAACCCGGTCGATTCGATCATTTTGTTGCCAATTTTTCTTGCTATGAAGCAAGCTTCCTGGAGGTTTCTCTTCGCTCGTTCAAAATCCTCCCGGAAAAGATTAAGTTCTCCCAGATCGATGAGGAACGAGGATAGCCACTTGATGCTCTTTATGTTTCTCATGATGTTCTTTGCTTCCTCGAGATTGACTCGGGCATTTTCGATATCACCGAGCTTCAGGTGGATTCCGCCTATCAGGTTGTAGCTTATTGCAATCAAATCCTTCTTCCCGACCTTGAGCGCTATCTTGAGCGATTCGGATGCGCTGTCGAGGGCCTTCTGGTATTGTCCCTGGTGGAGGTAAAGAGTGGAAAGGTTATGAAGATTGGAGATGATCCCTTCCATCGCCCGGAGTCTGCTGTATACTCTTATGGCATCTTCGAAGAGGGGAAAGCTCTTCTCATTGTTCCCAATTCTGGAATACAACGAACCCAGGTTTGTCTTGATGTTGGCCTCAGCGAGGATATTTCCAGAGCGTGAGGCGATATCGAGAGCTTCATGGTACTTCTGAATTGCTGCTTCGATCTTCCCCTGAATTTCCAGGCTCATGGCGATCCCCTCGACTGGAGCCACAGCGTTTTTCTCATCTCCGCTCTCTCTGGCGATCCGCTCCGCCTCTTCAAAGTAGCGGATTGAATCCCTGTACTCTCCGGTCTCCCGCGAGAGATGAGCGAGACCACTCAAGTTCTGGATCTCGAGTCCAGGATTTTTAAGCTTTCGGGCCATTGCCAGCGAGCGCTCGAAGTCTTTATGGCTCTCCTGGAAATTCCCAAGCTTCATCTGGACCATGCCGATTCTGTTCAAGGAAAAGGCAAGGTCATCTTGAAGGGCAATTCCCTCCAGAATCTCGGAAGCTTTCCGGTAATTTTCTAAAGCTTCGGTGAAACGGGATTGATTGAAAGAGATACCTCCAATGTTTACATATGCCTTTCCTGTCTGCTTCTTGTTTTTGTCACTTTCCGCCCTGGCCATCATCCAGCGGTAGTCTTCTTCGGCCTTCTGGAGATCTCCGGTAAGTTCGCGGACTTTCCCTCGCTTTTCGAATAGCTGGCAGAGAAGCTGGCCGGCATTGGAGAATCCCGTGCTCAACATAATATCTATGGCTGATGAATAGAAGGAGATTGCATCCATGTTAGCTGCAACTTCCGCAGCATGGTCCCCTGCCTTTGAGTAGCAATCGGCAGCCTTTCCGAGGAGTCCTCCATTCTTGAAGTGGTGGGCAAGCTCTCCAAAGAGGAACGACCTGTTGTGATATCTCCTGTCGAGATAAGTGGCGTAGTCATGGTGAAATCGGACTCGCGCATCCTTATCGATCTCCCGGTAGATGATCCTCCTCAGGCTCATGTTCTTGAAACGGAATATCTCCTCAGAACCGTCCACCTTTATCTTTTCGAGGATTCCGACTCCGGAGAGACGATTAAGATGTTCGATGACATAATCCCATTTCTTTCCGGTAATGGAAGTCAAAGTCTCTGGATCGATGGCCTTGCCTCCTGTTATGGAAGCAGCCCGGAGCAGCATGAGATCGCTTTCGTCGATCCGGGAGATTTTCCTTTGGAGAAGGTCGAAGATCTTATCCGGTATTGCAAGTGTTTTGATCTCCTCTTCAGAAGGGAAAATCTTTTCGCCTGGCATGATCATCCCGCGGTCAACGAGGAGGGACATGAACTCCTCGATGAAGAGTGGATTTCCTTTCGTCTCATCCATCACCTTTTTTAAAAATTTTTCAGGGATCTCGATGTTTCCTGTCATCGAGACGAGGAGTTCCTTGACTTCTGAGATGTCGAGCTCCTTTAGCAGTATTCTCGATATGATCTTCAACTCTTCGACCCGTTTCAGGAGCCTTGAAGCTGAGCTGTTCTCTCTCAGCTCGTCGGTCCTGCTTGTTGACAGGATGAGAAGATTGGCTTTTTCACCTTCTATCTCTGACAGGAGATGGAGAAGGAAAGATGCGCTTGCCTCATCGATCCAGTTGATATTCTCGAAGATGATGACATAGGGAGCCATCATGGATGTTTCGATGAAGAATTTCGACAAGGATGAAACGAGCCGGGAGGATTCCTCCATCGCAGCGGGCCGCATGACCACTTTTTCGTCCTTGAGATATTCCTTCTCGGAGAGGGAAGGAATGATCCTGACCAGCTCGGGGCAGGATTCCTTGATGAGCTCTTTCAGTTGTTCTTCTCTGACTCTGATGATCCCCTCAACGACATCGATAATGGGGCCATAGGGTATCAGGAGGTTTTCATAACATTCCGAGGCGTAGAAGGGGATTCCGCTGATCTGAGCATGGATCCTGAATTCCTTTAAGAGCCTTGTCTTTCCTGTGCCGGCTTCACCGTCGATGAGAATGAAGCCGCTCTTTCCCTCTCTGGCATGCTCGAAGGCCGTCTTCAGCTTTTCAAGTTCATGGCTTCTCCCAACAAGACCGCCCGAGAGGATGTATCCTTTGCCGATCTCTTCTCTGGATGTTTTTATCCTGAATCCGCTTATCCTGTGAAGAGCCAGAGTGAGAGCTTCTGAGCTCTGAAATCTTCTGGCGGGGTCCTTTTCCAGACATTTAAGAATCATTTCTTCTAAAGCGGAGGGGATCTCTCTATTGAATGTTGATGGCGGCAGGGGTTTCTCTCTAAGGTGAGCCTCGGTGATCAAGGCAGGACTTTCTCCTGCGAAGGGAAGCCTTCCTGCTGCCACTTCGTAAAGAACGACGCCGAGAGAATAGATATCGGAACGTTCGTCAGCCTTGCCGGCCTTCAATTTTTCAGGAGCCACGTAAGAGACAGTTCCTGCGACTTCCTCTCTCTTCACGTCAACCGTCCTCTCGATGAGGCCGAAATCCATGATCTTCACGAGCGGGAGTGGCCCTGTTCCCCTTGTGATCATGATGTTTGACGACTTGATATCGTTATGGAGTAAGCCCTTTCTATGGATGTAGGAAATCCCTTCTGCTGCCTGGGCGATGCAATTGTAAAAAATGTCAAAATTGATATCTCTCTTGAAAAATCTGTCGATGGTTTCACCATCGACGAGTTCCATTGTGAAAAAGGGAAGAGCAGTGCCATCTTCGGACAGGTCCCGGCTGACACCGAAATCGAATACCTTTATCAAATTAGGATGTACGAGCTGGCTCAGCGTCGTGAATTCTTTTTCAAAATGGGACAGAGCAGCTCTGGAAAAATGAATGGCGGAAAGAACCTTCAGGGCGATGATGGAATTCGTGATCTGGTCTCTCGTCTTATAGACCGTTCCCATCCCCCCTTTTCCAAGGAGTTCGATGATTTCGTATTTATTATTGATTATCTTTCCCTTCACAAACTTAATTTATAATGCAATATGTTGCATTTTGCAATACCGTGAAGGTTAAGCAGCGGTTCAGTGCGGCTCAACCTCTTTAATATCTATAAATTATAATAAAAGGCTTTTTATAAGTTCTTATATCAGATTGGTTCCTGTGATATATTAATGTTGCATAGCTAAAGAAGACGAATGGAATCGAAGAATCATTCTAAAAGCGGCAAAGTATCTTCAAGATGGTGAACAAAAAGATTGTTGAAAATGACATTCTGGATGCGTTCGGATTTTTCTGTCCGATACCTCTCATAAAAACAAAAGAGAGGATTGACAGAATGAAAGAGGGTGAAATCTTGAAAGTCATCTCCGATGATGAGGTCATACTCGAAGATATGACCAACTGGTGCAAAGCGAGTGGCAATGAATTCATCGGCTACGAGAGGCGTACCGATGGGCTTCATCTGTATGTCAGGAAAAGGGGAGTCTCGAAGTGAAAGAAAAGATAAGAGCCGTGGGGCTGATCTCCGGGGGTCTTGATAGCACACTTGCGGCAATGGTCATGAAGGATGCCGGCGTTGATGTTTACGGAGTCAATTTCTCCACTGGTTTCTGCATAGTGGATCACCGGAGGGCCGTCCGCAGAAAAAAGGACAGCGATCCCAAAAAGCTCAGGAACGAAGCTCTACGGGCGGCATCTGACGTCGAGATCCCGATCGAGATCATTGACATCTCTAAAGAGTTTCTCGAGATCGTACTCCAACCTAAACATGGATATGGGTCCAACATCAATCCCTGCATTGATTGCCGCATCTTCATGTTGAAGAAAGCGAAAGAGCATGCAGACAGGATCGGGGCAAAGTTCGTCTTCACGGGAGAGGTTCTGGGTCAGAGACCTATGTCACAGCACCGCTCAGCCTTGATGCTAATCGAAAATCAATCCGGACTTGAAGGGTACATAGTTAGACCCCTCTCGGCAAAACTGCTGGAGCCGACCGTTCCAGAAAAGGAGGGATGGGTAGAAAGAGACAAGCTTTACTCAATTAATGGGCGGTCCAGAAAAGAACAGTTCGAGCTGTGCAAAAGATTTGGCCTAGAGGATTTTCCCCAGCCGTCGGGCGGATGCTGCTACTTAACTGATCCC from Acidobacteriota bacterium includes the following:
- a CDS encoding sigma 54-interacting transcriptional regulator, which codes for MKGKIINNKYEIIELLGKGGMGTVYKTRDQITNSIIALKVLSAIHFSRAALSHFEKEFTTLSQLVHPNLIKVFDFGVSRDLSEDGTALPFFTMELVDGETIDRFFKRDINFDIFYNCIAQAAEGISYIHRKGLLHNDIKSSNIMITRGTGPLPLVKIMDFGLIERTVDVKREEVAGTVSYVAPEKLKAGKADERSDIYSLGVVLYEVAAGRLPFAGESPALITEAHLREKPLPPSTFNREIPSALEEMILKCLEKDPARRFQSSEALTLALHRISGFRIKTSREEIGKGYILSGGLVGRSHELEKLKTAFEHAREGKSGFILIDGEAGTGKTRLLKEFRIHAQISGIPFYASECYENLLIPYGPIIDVVEGIIRVREEQLKELIKESCPELVRIIPSLSEKEYLKDEKVVMRPAAMEESSRLVSSLSKFFIETSMMAPYVIIFENINWIDEASASFLLHLLSEIEGEKANLLILSTSRTDELRENSSASRLLKRVEELKIISRILLKELDISEVKELLVSMTGNIEIPEKFLKKVMDETKGNPLFIEEFMSLLVDRGMIMPGEKIFPSEEEIKTLAIPDKIFDLLQRKISRIDESDLMLLRAASITGGKAIDPETLTSITGKKWDYVIEHLNRLSGVGILEKIKVDGSEEIFRFKNMSLRRIIYREIDKDARVRFHHDYATYLDRRYHNRSFLFGELAHHFKNGGLLGKAADCYSKAGDHAAEVAANMDAISFYSSAIDIMLSTGFSNAGQLLCQLFEKRGKVRELTGDLQKAEEDYRWMMARAESDKNKKQTGKAYVNIGGISFNQSRFTEALENYRKASEILEGIALQDDLAFSLNRIGMVQMKLGNFQESHKDFERSLAMARKLKNPGLEIQNLSGLAHLSRETGEYRDSIRYFEEAERIARESGDEKNAVAPVEGIAMSLEIQGKIEAAIQKYHEALDIASRSGNILAEANIKTNLGSLYSRIGNNEKSFPLFEDAIRVYSRLRAMEGIISNLHNLSTLYLHQGQYQKALDSASESLKIALKVGKKDLIAISYNLIGGIHLKLGDIENARVNLEEAKNIMRNIKSIKWLSSFLIDLGELNLFREDFERAKRNLQEACFIARKIGNKMIESTGFLRLAEACLGEKDFGKSIKAVNKAFELAEESMLKKELSDAQLLMARVEIEKPGGDILKAENLASSALEAYRELKETERLWQANYILGRIFMRRGRHAEAIELFRRTHRFLEGIRSMLPDKWRRTFLNDPRRREFYYEWEKLKGKEKEEAAVKLEREGIGHAAEFSIIKRKADNLSRLMEINKKINSTLDLNELLETIIQTAIDLTAAERGFLILVEDGKMKFEVARSVDGTTLKKPEYDISKSIAEKVMEEGTPLISIDAQEDDRFIQYVSVHALKLRSVIAMPLRSKGKIIGSIYLDSRLGKGVFTHDHLELLSLFSDQAGIALENARLYDELELKKKDIEVLNRELEKTVHAQRSEIEDIKVELQEKQSTLEIRYRYGNIVGMSPKMKAIYEIIDRVADSKIPVLIYGESGTGKELIARAIHYNSIRKKNRFFTVNCAALTETLLESELFGYRKGAFTGADKDKKGFFEIASGGTILLDEVGDMSLSMQSKLLRVLQDGEILPVGGKDIIKVDVRIISATNKNLKGLIERGAFREDLYFRLNVANIQLPPLRERKEDISLLIEHFLSKFSEEEKKPRKSIDGAAIKLLAAYDWPGNIRELEHEITKIATFCKGEVITEKDVRKYSTFYKEEEMVARIERSKKIADMDTLEDMEKKHILEVLDATENNKSKTAEILGIDRATLFRKLKKYGINQ
- a CDS encoding sulfurtransferase TusA family protein is translated as MVNKKIVENDILDAFGFFCPIPLIKTKERIDRMKEGEILKVISDDEVILEDMTNWCKASGNEFIGYERRTDGLHLYVRKRGVSK